In one window of bacterium HR17 DNA:
- the tarA gene encoding N-acetylglucosaminyldiphosphoundecaprenol N-acetyl-beta-D-mannosaminyltransferase, which produces MWAAAAAFILGCLLRWRWREGACWWLPWAAGAVAALSGATASLHLLLIAAMAVFAVLAGVAARLPYRWQREVGTLVAALLVTSAGLRIETIKVPFALQFANLGGWAVPVATVWLWLFTALFRPTARLRGLTWSVAVVSGLTFAFIVVQTQSQPTLALALALGCAGLGVTLWGLPAEAGGAASVGALLAMASVAGALKNTAFLVFVAPALILGVPVLEITYRLRAGGVSFTGRFCSLFDILTVEGVDERRALWLLTVVHAYLCLLAVLLVLWMEMHFAFKVLLMGVWLTVGIALFWVAVRLSARKHLPDLKRVNLLGVPVTAVTMDEALSILERLIAERRTHLVVTSDASALVRAQEDDEFRRIVQQADLVTPDGIGVVWSARLLGLPIYERVPGVELMAKLCERAAQRGWRVFLLGAKPGVAEQAARNLQARYPGLQIVGTHHGYFTPEDEQQVLEQIRTAQPDILFVAFGIPKQEKWIARHADVLQVPICIGVGGSFDVYAGVVKRAPEWVQRLCLEWLYRTLKDPKRLPRLLSIPKLMWLVAKALWRQRTPNTETLP; this is translated from the coding sequence GTGTGGGCAGCGGCAGCGGCGTTCATCTTAGGCTGCTTGCTACGCTGGCGGTGGCGCGAAGGGGCTTGTTGGTGGTTGCCATGGGCGGCTGGGGCTGTCGCCGCCCTCTCCGGGGCTACCGCCTCACTGCATCTTTTGCTGATAGCGGCGATGGCTGTGTTCGCCGTCCTTGCCGGCGTAGCGGCGCGGTTGCCCTACCGCTGGCAACGCGAGGTAGGCACATTGGTCGCCGCCCTATTGGTCACTTCCGCTGGGTTACGCATTGAAACTATCAAAGTGCCCTTCGCCTTGCAGTTCGCAAACTTGGGCGGTTGGGCTGTCCCCGTGGCGACCGTGTGGTTGTGGCTGTTTACCGCATTGTTCCGCCCGACAGCCCGCTTGCGCGGGTTAACTTGGAGCGTCGCCGTTGTAAGCGGGCTCACCTTCGCCTTCATCGTCGTGCAGACGCAATCGCAACCGACCCTTGCCCTCGCGCTGGCATTGGGCTGTGCCGGGCTGGGGGTAACGCTGTGGGGGTTGCCAGCGGAAGCCGGCGGCGCCGCCTCCGTCGGGGCGCTGTTGGCGATGGCGAGTGTCGCTGGCGCGTTGAAAAACACCGCCTTTCTTGTCTTCGTCGCCCCCGCGTTGATCTTGGGCGTTCCGGTGTTGGAAATCACTTATCGTCTGCGCGCCGGCGGAGTTTCGTTTACGGGGCGCTTCTGCAGCCTTTTTGACATCCTTACCGTTGAGGGTGTTGACGAACGACGCGCCTTATGGCTGCTGACGGTCGTTCACGCTTACCTTTGCCTTTTGGCGGTCTTGTTGGTGCTTTGGATGGAGATGCACTTTGCGTTCAAGGTGTTGCTGATGGGTGTGTGGTTGACCGTTGGCATTGCGCTGTTCTGGGTCGCTGTGCGGCTCAGTGCCCGCAAGCACCTGCCCGACCTCAAACGGGTCAACCTCCTCGGCGTGCCTGTGACCGCCGTGACCATGGACGAAGCGCTGAGCATTTTGGAGCGCCTTATCGCAGAACGACGCACTCACTTGGTGGTCACTTCCGACGCATCGGCGTTGGTGCGGGCGCAAGAAGACGACGAGTTTCGCCGCATTGTCCAACAGGCGGATTTGGTGACGCCCGACGGCATCGGCGTCGTCTGGAGCGCTCGGTTGCTGGGCTTGCCCATCTACGAGCGAGTGCCGGGCGTGGAGTTGATGGCGAAGTTGTGTGAACGAGCGGCACAAAGGGGATGGCGCGTGTTCCTGCTGGGCGCCAAACCCGGCGTAGCGGAGCAAGCCGCTCGCAACCTGCAAGCCCGTTACCCCGGCTTACAAATCGTCGGCACCCATCACGGCTACTTTACACCCGAAGACGAACAGCAAGTGCTGGAACAAATCCGCACGGCTCAGCCCGACATTTTGTTCGTCGCCTTCGGCATCCCCAAGCAAGAGAAGTGGATCGCCCGTCACGCCGATGTATTGCAAGTGCCCATTTGCATCGGTGTCGGCGGCAGTTTTGATGTTTACGCCGGCGTTGTCAAGCGCGCCCCCGAATGGGTGCAGCGGTTGTGTCTGGAGTGGCTCTACCGCACGCTGAAAGACCCAAAGCGGCTGCCGCGTTTGCTGTCCATCCCCAAATTGATGTGGCTGGTCGCCAAAGCGCTGTGGCGGCAACGGACGCCGAACACCGAAACACTACCGTGA
- the araR_1 gene encoding Arabinose metabolism transcriptional repressor, which yields MPLRTQLRLQRKSVRPLYEQVKAALKASIEQGELKPGEPLPGRMELCRLFGTNRLTVDRAVSELVREGWLIAVKGKGTFVAQPEARPSQVALTFAVVWSHYGIHENNIYWGPLMRGISHEAGELGARLVFREVLPSFYADLFKEVGADGLIVLAPLVEDELVLRELQKARIPFVATSSAYSDPTLPCVDTDNFVGVKAALEHLWALGHQDIAIVDLDLKQTDLLRRWEAFQKLTGEAGYKLDPRWALLFPDRRLGVREEVVRQWLDSVPLPTAVFAADYETTLVLLKVLRERGVRVPDEVSVVGFDDPASAAFLDPPLTTVRQPVEQLGRRAVQKLTDALRKGVVPEGTELLAPELIVRQSTSSPMRR from the coding sequence ATGCCCTTGCGGACACAACTGCGGTTGCAGCGCAAGAGCGTGCGACCGCTTTATGAGCAAGTTAAAGCCGCGCTCAAAGCGAGCATTGAGCAAGGCGAGTTGAAACCGGGCGAACCGCTTCCAGGGCGGATGGAATTGTGCCGCCTGTTCGGAACGAACCGGTTGACCGTTGACCGCGCTGTCAGCGAGTTAGTGCGGGAAGGATGGCTGATTGCCGTCAAAGGCAAAGGCACCTTCGTTGCGCAGCCGGAAGCACGCCCCTCGCAAGTCGCTCTCACTTTCGCCGTCGTTTGGTCGCATTACGGCATCCACGAAAACAACATCTATTGGGGTCCGTTAATGCGAGGCATCAGTCACGAAGCAGGGGAATTGGGAGCCCGCTTGGTTTTCCGCGAGGTGCTACCTAGTTTTTACGCTGACCTGTTCAAAGAGGTGGGCGCTGACGGGTTGATCGTGTTGGCGCCGTTGGTAGAGGACGAACTGGTGTTGCGGGAGTTGCAAAAAGCCCGCATCCCCTTTGTGGCGACCTCTTCCGCCTACAGTGACCCCACCTTGCCCTGTGTGGACACGGATAACTTTGTAGGCGTCAAAGCCGCCTTAGAGCACCTTTGGGCATTAGGGCATCAGGACATTGCCATCGTGGATTTGGACCTGAAGCAGACGGATTTGCTGCGGCGCTGGGAAGCCTTTCAAAAGTTGACGGGTGAAGCGGGCTACAAATTGGACCCGCGTTGGGCATTGCTGTTCCCCGACCGGCGCTTGGGCGTGCGGGAAGAAGTGGTGCGTCAGTGGTTGGACAGCGTGCCCTTGCCCACCGCTGTTTTCGCAGCGGATTACGAGACGACGCTGGTGTTGCTGAAGGTGTTGCGGGAGCGGGGCGTGCGGGTGCCCGACGAGGTGTCCGTCGTCGGGTTTGATGACCCTGCGTCCGCTGCCTTTTTGGACCCACCGCTGACGACGGTGCGTCAACCCGTAGAGCAATTGGGGCGACGCGCCGTGCAAAAACTCACCGACGCCCTGCGCAAGGGGGTGGTGCCTGAAGGGACGGAGTTGCTGGCGCCTGAACTTATCGTGCGCCAATCCACGAGTTCCCCCATGAGGCGGTGA
- the rbsB_1 gene encoding Ribose import binding protein RbsB, whose amino-acid sequence MVMRWVAVIGAVVAASVWFVGPLPPSHAQKKRWHIAIVPKALTGEYWVRCKRGAEAAAKQFGVTLTFVGPSAETEVDKQIDIVENLLTRGVDAIGVSPCDGKALAPVIDRAIAKGVPVVTVDSDAPRSKRLAYIGTDNEKAGAIAGEQLAKLMGGRGKVLIINGVPGAENLMQRIKGFKQTLRKYPRIRIVSEQACQSDQTLALNIAENALTAHPDLGGIFGVNAPGAPGAAQAVKAAGKTGKVKIVGFDALPDTLRFCREGVIQAIIEQRPYRMGYLAIRYLKDVLEGKEIPRMVDTGVDIITPAKAKQLLTGRQP is encoded by the coding sequence ATGGTGATGCGATGGGTGGCGGTTATCGGAGCGGTCGTTGCCGCCTCTGTTTGGTTCGTTGGTCCTCTTCCCCCTTCGCATGCTCAAAAGAAGCGCTGGCACATCGCTATCGTGCCCAAAGCTTTGACGGGCGAATATTGGGTGCGGTGCAAACGCGGGGCGGAAGCGGCTGCCAAACAGTTCGGCGTCACATTAACCTTCGTCGGTCCGTCCGCGGAAACGGAAGTGGACAAGCAGATTGACATCGTGGAAAACCTGCTGACGCGGGGCGTAGACGCCATCGGGGTCTCTCCCTGCGACGGCAAGGCGTTAGCCCCTGTCATTGACCGCGCCATCGCCAAAGGCGTGCCTGTGGTGACCGTTGATTCCGATGCGCCTCGCAGCAAGCGGTTGGCTTACATCGGCACCGATAACGAGAAGGCTGGTGCCATCGCAGGCGAGCAGTTGGCGAAACTGATGGGGGGCAGAGGCAAAGTCCTCATTATCAACGGTGTGCCCGGTGCCGAAAACCTCATGCAGCGCATTAAGGGATTCAAGCAGACGCTGCGCAAGTATCCGCGGATACGCATCGTCTCCGAGCAAGCCTGCCAGAGCGACCAAACACTGGCGCTCAACATCGCTGAAAACGCCCTGACGGCGCATCCGGACTTGGGCGGTATTTTTGGCGTCAACGCGCCCGGAGCCCCTGGTGCCGCGCAAGCGGTGAAGGCGGCAGGCAAGACGGGCAAGGTCAAGATCGTCGGCTTTGATGCCCTGCCTGACACCCTGCGGTTCTGCAGGGAGGGCGTCATCCAAGCCATTATTGAGCAGCGCCCTTACCGCATGGGCTACCTTGCCATCCGCTACCTGAAGGATGTGCTGGAAGGCAAGGAAATCCCCCGCATGGTGGACACGGGCGTGGACATCATCACGCCGGCGAAAGCCAAGCAGTTGCTGACGGGGCGGCAACCCTAA
- the ppm1_1 gene encoding Polyprenol monophosphomannose synthase: MPLWLVIPTYNEADNIAPLLAALRAVAPDAHLLVVDDASPDGTADRVAALMARDDRVHLLRRPGKLGYASAIVTGLRWALERGAIVVGHMDADFSHDPRYLPALLDAVRQGADLAVGSRYVAGGGVVGWSLHRRWLSRCANALVRWLLRVPVRDSTSGFRLYQRAALQRLRIDRLRVEGYGFLFLSTTLAVWHGLRVVEVPIMFADRRRGKSKLSRHIIAEAAWALVKVWCWRHTGRWLGRPLWA; this comes from the coding sequence ATGCCCCTTTGGTTGGTCATCCCGACTTACAATGAAGCCGACAACATTGCCCCGCTGCTCGCCGCTTTGCGGGCGGTAGCGCCAGACGCCCATCTCCTCGTCGTGGACGATGCCTCACCGGATGGGACAGCAGACCGGGTTGCGGCGCTGATGGCGCGAGACGACCGGGTGCACCTGTTGCGCCGTCCCGGTAAATTGGGTTACGCGTCCGCGATCGTTACGGGTTTGCGGTGGGCTTTAGAACGCGGCGCAATCGTTGTCGGACATATGGACGCCGATTTTTCCCACGACCCGCGCTATCTGCCGGCGCTCTTGGACGCCGTGCGGCAAGGTGCAGACCTCGCTGTCGGCTCCCGCTATGTAGCGGGCGGTGGCGTCGTCGGTTGGTCATTACATCGCCGATGGTTGTCGCGGTGCGCCAACGCATTAGTGCGTTGGCTGTTGCGCGTGCCCGTACGGGACAGCACCAGCGGCTTCCGCCTGTATCAGCGTGCCGCCTTGCAACGCTTGCGCATAGACCGCTTGCGCGTGGAGGGTTACGGGTTCCTCTTCCTCAGCACGACACTGGCGGTTTGGCATGGGTTGCGGGTCGTAGAAGTGCCCATCATGTTCGCCGATCGGCGGCGGGGTAAGTCCAAACTGTCGCGCCATATTATCGCCGAAGCGGCATGGGCATTGGTCAAAGTGTGGTGCTGGCGTCATACAGGGCGTTGGCTCGGGCGCCCGTTGTGGGCGTAA
- the pyrD gene encoding Dihydroorotate dehydrogenase B (NAD(+)), catalytic subunit, translating into MSEAINLSVTVTGIPMRTPLILASGCCGYGEEMERLEGWRWDCVGAVVLKGVTLNPRRGNPPPRVAETAAGMLNSIGLQNIGADALVQKINEQLHRLPVPLIANVNGETVDEFVQVCEKLRHADALAAVEVNISCPNIAKGGIEFGMEPETAAEVVAAVRQVWRKPLWVKLSPEPHAIAEIADACVVAGADALCLCNTFPALAIDTRFVPPQPRLGTAFGGLSGPAIKPIVVRKVFLVAQRLRQQGKSVPLIGVGGIWSGADVLEYFAAGATAVQLGTVLFSDPLAPVRIVDELTTTLHRFAEQTHDPRWRDIRSFCFVEFPFQQCLGGRVS; encoded by the coding sequence ATGTCGGAAGCAATCAACTTGTCCGTCACGGTCACGGGCATCCCAATGCGGACGCCGCTGATTTTGGCATCCGGCTGCTGCGGCTACGGCGAAGAGATGGAGCGCCTTGAGGGATGGCGGTGGGACTGCGTCGGTGCGGTCGTGCTCAAAGGCGTTACGCTCAACCCACGCAGGGGTAACCCGCCACCGCGTGTCGCCGAAACGGCGGCGGGTATGCTCAACAGTATCGGGTTGCAAAACATCGGTGCAGACGCGTTAGTGCAAAAAATCAACGAGCAATTGCACCGATTGCCTGTCCCACTGATCGCCAATGTCAACGGGGAAACGGTGGACGAGTTTGTGCAGGTGTGCGAAAAGTTGCGGCATGCCGATGCCCTCGCCGCCGTTGAAGTTAACATCTCGTGCCCCAACATCGCTAAAGGCGGCATTGAGTTTGGGATGGAACCCGAGACGGCGGCAGAAGTCGTGGCAGCGGTGCGGCAAGTGTGGCGCAAACCGCTCTGGGTCAAACTGTCGCCAGAACCCCACGCGATTGCCGAGATCGCCGACGCCTGCGTCGTAGCAGGTGCCGACGCATTGTGCCTCTGCAATACTTTTCCCGCTCTCGCCATTGACACGCGTTTTGTGCCGCCCCAACCCCGCTTGGGCACCGCCTTTGGTGGGCTTTCAGGACCCGCCATCAAACCGATCGTCGTGCGGAAAGTGTTTTTGGTCGCCCAACGGTTGCGACAGCAGGGGAAATCTGTGCCGCTCATCGGTGTCGGCGGCATTTGGAGCGGTGCGGATGTGCTGGAGTATTTCGCTGCCGGAGCAACTGCGGTGCAGTTGGGCACCGTCCTCTTTTCCGACCCATTGGCACCTGTGCGCATTGTAGACGAACTAACCACTACCCTTCACCGCTTCGCCGAACAAACTCACGACCCCCGCTGGCGGGACATTCGGAGTTTTTGCTTTGTTGAATTTCCCTTTCAGCAATGCCTCGGAGGGCGCGTCTCCTGA
- the ahcY gene encoding Adenosylhomocysteinase encodes MQFHIRDESLADDGLKQIEWAEWQMPVLRQIRERFEREKPLQGIKIGACLHVTKETANLMRTLVAGGAQVALCASNPLSTQDEVAAALVKHFGVPVFAIRGEDTETYYKHIHAVLDMQPDITMDDGADLVSTLHKDRRDLLPKVRGGTEETTTGVIRLRSMARDGVLAYPIIAVNDAYTKFLFDNRYGTGQSAIDGILRATNFLLAGATVVVAGYGWCGRGIALRARGMGARVIVTEVDPLRALEAVMDGFEVMPMADAAPKGDVFVTATGDVRVITVEHMAAMKDGAIVCNAGHFDVEVDVKGLQQAATKVRRVRPYVDEFTLPNGKRVFLLAEGRLVNLAAAEGHPAAVMDMSFANQAFSVAYLAHHAPELTKDVHPVPRQLDEEVARLKLASMGVRIDTLTPEQQRYLSSWEEGTE; translated from the coding sequence ATGCAGTTTCACATCCGCGACGAATCGCTGGCGGACGATGGGCTCAAGCAGATTGAGTGGGCGGAGTGGCAGATGCCCGTGTTGCGTCAAATCCGCGAACGGTTTGAGCGGGAGAAACCGCTGCAGGGCATCAAAATTGGGGCGTGTTTGCATGTCACGAAGGAAACCGCCAACTTGATGCGCACGCTCGTCGCCGGCGGGGCGCAAGTGGCATTGTGTGCGTCCAACCCGTTGAGCACGCAGGACGAAGTGGCGGCGGCGTTGGTCAAGCATTTTGGCGTCCCCGTTTTCGCTATTCGGGGCGAAGACACCGAGACCTACTACAAACACATTCACGCCGTCTTGGACATGCAACCCGACATCACAATGGACGACGGCGCCGATTTGGTCTCCACGCTGCACAAAGACCGCCGCGACCTGTTGCCCAAAGTGCGGGGCGGCACGGAAGAGACGACGACGGGCGTCATTCGGTTGCGCAGTATGGCGCGCGATGGCGTGTTGGCGTATCCCATCATCGCCGTCAATGACGCCTACACCAAGTTTTTGTTTGACAACCGCTACGGGACGGGGCAAAGCGCCATTGACGGGATTTTGCGGGCGACCAACTTTTTGCTGGCGGGTGCGACCGTCGTCGTCGCAGGTTATGGCTGGTGCGGACGGGGCATCGCGCTGCGGGCGCGGGGCATGGGGGCTCGCGTCATCGTCACGGAAGTCGACCCGCTGCGGGCGTTGGAAGCGGTCATGGACGGGTTTGAAGTCATGCCGATGGCGGACGCCGCGCCCAAAGGCGATGTGTTCGTGACGGCGACAGGCGATGTGCGGGTCATCACCGTTGAGCACATGGCGGCGATGAAAGACGGCGCTATCGTGTGCAATGCGGGGCATTTTGATGTGGAAGTGGATGTCAAGGGACTCCAACAAGCGGCGACCAAAGTGCGGCGCGTCCGCCCATATGTGGACGAATTCACCTTGCCTAACGGCAAACGGGTGTTTTTGCTGGCGGAAGGACGGTTGGTCAACTTGGCGGCAGCGGAAGGGCACCCCGCTGCCGTCATGGACATGAGTTTCGCCAACCAAGCCTTCAGCGTCGCCTACTTGGCGCACCATGCCCCCGAACTGACGAAGGATGTTCATCCCGTCCCGCGCCAATTGGACGAAGAGGTGGCGCGGCTCAAACTGGCAAGCATGGGCGTGCGCATTGACACGCTGACGCCTGAACAGCAACGCTACCTGAGCAGTTGGGAGGAAGGGACGGAGTGA